Proteins found in one Lentisphaera araneosa HTCC2155 genomic segment:
- a CDS encoding MnhB domain-containing protein, which translates to MHSVIIILSARLLCPILMAMAIAFLYRGHNDPGGGFIGGLLFTAALILKILAIGAEEFEKHLWMKPKNFLMTGLIMAFTAGIMPLFVGKAFLQSLWFPTFSLPILGDVHIGSPLLFDLGVFMVVIGFVLTVIIDFEEAV; encoded by the coding sequence ATGCATTCTGTAATTATCATCCTTTCGGCTCGACTGCTTTGCCCCATCCTTATGGCTATGGCGATTGCCTTCCTTTACCGTGGGCACAACGACCCTGGTGGTGGATTTATCGGTGGACTGCTCTTCACTGCTGCACTGATTCTAAAAATCCTTGCTATCGGTGCTGAAGAATTCGAAAAACATCTTTGGATGAAGCCAAAAAACTTTCTTATGACGGGACTCATCATGGCCTTCACTGCGGGTATCATGCCCCTATTTGTTGGCAAAGCCTTTTTACAAAGCCTCTGGTTCCCGACTTTCTCACTGCCAATCCTTGGAGATGTTCATATCGGCAGTCCTCTACTTTTTGATCTTGGAGTTTTTATGGTTGTTATCGGTTTTGTTTTAACCGTCATTATCGATTTTGAGGAAGCTGTCTAA
- a CDS encoding Na+/H+ antiporter subunit E, with protein sequence MKVIKLISFILFYVKEVVITNVQVAYDVLTKKHHMTPGFVAIPVDGLSDRQLLVLSNLLTMTPGSITIDLSQDKQTLYIHAMYIETVDEVREEIITKYVNRVREVF encoded by the coding sequence ATGAAAGTTATTAAACTCATTTCTTTTATCTTATTCTATGTGAAGGAAGTTGTGATAACCAACGTGCAAGTTGCCTATGATGTTCTCACAAAAAAACATCACATGACCCCTGGCTTTGTCGCTATTCCCGTAGATGGTTTGAGTGACCGACAGCTATTAGTCTTATCCAACCTTTTGACCATGACACCAGGATCAATCACAATTGATTTATCTCAAGATAAGCAAACTTTATACATCCATGCCATGTACATCGAAACTGTTGATGAAGTTCGAGAAGAAATCATCACCAAGTACGTCAATAGAGTTAGGGAGGTTTTCTAA
- a CDS encoding Na+/H+ antiporter subunit C, giving the protein METLIAILIGVLFAGGVYCLLQRSLVRLVIGIMLISQAANLLTFAASGLTRKHTAIIKSGETVLQAPHADPLPQALVLTAIVIGFGFTAFCLALLHRTYKTLGHDDLEKFNTTDTDK; this is encoded by the coding sequence ATGGAAACACTCATTGCAATCCTCATTGGTGTTCTTTTTGCCGGTGGCGTTTACTGCCTCTTGCAAAGAAGTTTAGTTCGCCTTGTTATCGGCATTATGCTGATTAGCCAAGCGGCTAACTTACTAACCTTTGCTGCCTCGGGATTAACACGTAAGCACACGGCCATCATCAAGAGTGGCGAAACGGTTTTACAAGCGCCTCACGCCGACCCCTTACCTCAAGCACTCGTTCTGACTGCAATTGTTATCGGTTTTGGTTTCACTGCTTTTTGTCTTGCACTCTTGCATAGAACTTATAAGACTCTTGGCCATGATGATTTGGAAAAATTCAACACCACGGACACTGATAAATGA
- a CDS encoding putative monovalent cation/H+ antiporter subunit A, whose product MFLLFSVALIFLAAFATPALARFIPNKRRALFAIVPATSFYLIFSKAQEIASGTSLSEDYTWIPRFGINLNFRLDGLSFLMALLITGIGTLILIYAAGYLKDYKANTRFYTIIQIFMAAMLGLVLSDNLISMFIFWELTTVSSFLLVGFNHENPDARKKALQALIVTAGGGLAMLAGLLLLGNIAGTYQVSELIQHSELIKNHKLYEAVVILVCLGAFTKSAQFPFHFWLPNAMAAPTPVSAYLHSATMVKAGVFLLARLTPVLGGTDFWMYLLVCVGGFTMLLAATLGLIYRDLKKILAYSTLSVLGIITLLIGMGTEFSFKAAIMMLFAHALYKATLFMVAGSIDHEAGTRDITKLRGLRKVMPWTFAAAALAALSQAGFPPFTGFLAKEYFYGSALDHNLKAVLISSAFISSMFLFVLAFKIGFQPFLGRANKKIHAHEAPPSMLLGPIALGSLSLLFGLFPGPIAKYILSPALASFTTSFHPVKLKLWHGVNTALILSLITLTVGFILYNIRKKIRRNATNVDDKLNIQFDKSFANGLESFIKFAKWSTKLIQSGSLRSYMIITISAFAGLLLYILLYVGGMPEFYKFTHIKPITSAFLLALVIVTIVTCTTLSRMTALLSLGVIGFGITLIYMMYGAPDLAFTQILVETLTVVMFMVVIHKLPRFKDFSTRRKKITDAIFASLVGMTVTFLVIKAQNLSSNNPVSNIYAETSYLEAHGRNVVNVILVDFRAFDTFGEIVVLSIAGLGVSLLMRNNKTEKPE is encoded by the coding sequence ATGTTTCTGCTATTTTCTGTTGCCTTGATTTTCTTGGCTGCTTTTGCAACACCAGCTCTAGCTCGATTTATACCGAATAAGCGTCGCGCGCTATTCGCGATAGTTCCCGCGACATCTTTCTATCTTATTTTCAGTAAAGCCCAAGAGATTGCTTCGGGCACTAGCTTGAGCGAAGATTACACATGGATTCCAAGATTTGGGATCAACCTCAACTTTCGTTTAGATGGCTTAAGCTTCCTCATGGCACTGCTAATAACGGGTATTGGAACTTTGATACTCATTTATGCAGCCGGGTATCTAAAAGACTACAAAGCAAATACCCGCTTCTACACGATCATTCAGATTTTCATGGCTGCCATGTTAGGACTCGTCCTTTCTGACAACCTCATTTCTATGTTCATTTTTTGGGAACTAACCACCGTAAGTTCATTCTTACTTGTGGGTTTCAATCACGAAAACCCCGACGCCAGAAAAAAAGCCCTTCAAGCCCTCATTGTTACAGCAGGAGGCGGTTTAGCCATGCTAGCAGGCTTGCTTTTACTCGGCAATATTGCAGGTACTTATCAAGTTTCTGAACTCATTCAGCACAGCGAACTTATTAAGAACCACAAACTTTATGAAGCTGTCGTTATCTTAGTTTGCTTAGGTGCATTCACTAAATCAGCACAATTCCCTTTCCATTTTTGGCTTCCCAATGCCATGGCCGCTCCTACGCCTGTAAGTGCTTACCTTCACTCTGCCACCATGGTTAAAGCAGGGGTTTTTCTATTAGCTCGACTGACACCCGTGCTTGGTGGCACAGATTTCTGGATGTATTTATTAGTTTGTGTAGGTGGCTTCACCATGCTACTGGCCGCCACACTCGGTCTTATTTACCGCGACCTGAAAAAAATCTTAGCCTACTCTACTTTAAGTGTACTCGGCATTATCACCCTACTGATTGGTATGGGAACTGAGTTTAGTTTTAAAGCAGCGATCATGATGCTCTTTGCTCACGCTCTATACAAAGCGACTCTCTTTATGGTGGCAGGTTCCATTGACCATGAAGCTGGAACACGAGATATAACAAAACTTCGCGGACTTCGCAAAGTCATGCCTTGGACATTTGCGGCCGCCGCACTCGCTGCACTCTCTCAAGCGGGGTTCCCCCCTTTCACAGGCTTCCTAGCCAAAGAATATTTTTACGGAAGTGCTTTAGATCATAATCTGAAAGCTGTATTGATTAGCAGCGCTTTTATTTCCAGTATGTTTTTATTTGTCCTCGCCTTTAAGATTGGTTTTCAGCCTTTTTTGGGAAGAGCCAATAAAAAAATCCATGCACACGAAGCCCCCCCAAGTATGTTACTAGGTCCCATAGCACTCGGCTCACTCAGTTTATTGTTTGGTCTTTTCCCTGGCCCCATCGCCAAATACATCCTAAGCCCTGCACTCGCTAGCTTCACCACTTCCTTCCATCCCGTCAAACTTAAACTCTGGCATGGCGTCAACACTGCTTTAATTTTGAGCCTCATTACTTTGACTGTTGGCTTCATTCTTTATAATATTCGTAAAAAGATTAGGCGAAACGCTACTAATGTTGACGACAAGCTCAACATCCAATTCGACAAGTCTTTTGCTAATGGCCTCGAGAGCTTCATCAAATTTGCGAAGTGGTCCACTAAGCTTATTCAAAGTGGCTCACTACGCTCTTATATGATCATTACTATTTCTGCTTTTGCAGGTCTACTCTTATATATCCTCCTCTATGTGGGCGGGATGCCAGAGTTCTATAAATTTACTCACATAAAACCCATCACTTCAGCATTTTTGTTAGCTCTAGTCATTGTGACAATTGTGACATGTACAACTTTATCGCGCATGACTGCCCTACTTTCACTAGGTGTCATTGGCTTTGGCATCACACTGATCTATATGATGTACGGTGCCCCTGACCTGGCCTTCACTCAAATCCTCGTAGAAACACTTACTGTGGTAATGTTTATGGTCGTCATTCACAAGCTCCCTCGCTTCAAAGATTTCAGCACTCGTCGCAAAAAAATTACTGATGCAATCTTTGCCTCACTTGTTGGTATGACGGTGACTTTCCTCGTCATTAAAGCTCAAAACCTAAGTTCCAATAATCCCGTCTCCAATATTTATGCAGAAACGAGTTACTTAGAAGCTCATGGTCGAAATGTCGTAAATGTTATCCTTGTTGACTTCCGCGCCTTTGATACTTTTGGAGAAATTGTTGTACTGAGTATTGCCGGTTTGGGCGTCTCACTGCTCATGCGAAACAACAAGACGGAGAAGCCTGAATAA
- a CDS encoding IS5 family transposase → MYKNTSLEPKMANLPYFLDTTLNVDNRWVKLSTLIPWSDVEEIYALNFTSQKGPKAISARAAFGSLIIQVKLSLTDEETVETIAENPYMQYFIGLERYEQKAPFDSSMMTHFRKRFNAQGIKDIDELLHSATREKSDVSDDDSDDDQPPSNKGSIIVDASCVPADIHYPTDLGLLNKAREKTEDIIDILWRNRSNVDEKVKPRTYREIGRKSFLSIVLQKRASKKKRRQALEKQLNSVRRNLSSINELKKYADLSLLKSNLYRDLLVIDTLYQQQQYMYDNNVKSVNDRIVSIHQPHVRPIVRGKAGAHTEFGAKISISVVDGWSFLDTINFDAYNEGSELISQIEQYKDRFGYYPESAHADKIYRNKVNRAYCKKHGIRISGPCLGRPPKDLKLRKEQKEIQRQDEAVRNTVEGCFGVAKRRYKLERIFTKIKGSSKSLIALIFMVMNLEKAMAFIAVVYFSIINTFRRIIRQVQGSPQVILFKTLIIQ, encoded by the coding sequence ACCGTTGGGTGAAATTATCCACTCTAATTCCTTGGTCAGATGTAGAAGAGATCTACGCTTTAAACTTCACTAGTCAGAAAGGCCCTAAGGCAATATCTGCTCGTGCAGCATTTGGTTCGCTTATCATTCAGGTGAAGCTAAGTTTAACCGATGAAGAAACGGTTGAGACGATTGCCGAAAATCCCTATATGCAATACTTCATAGGTCTTGAGCGATATGAACAAAAAGCTCCATTTGATTCAAGTATGATGACTCACTTCAGAAAACGATTCAACGCCCAAGGTATCAAGGATATTGACGAACTCTTACATTCCGCTACTAGAGAAAAGTCAGATGTTTCTGACGATGACTCTGATGATGATCAGCCACCGAGCAATAAAGGCTCGATAATTGTTGATGCCAGTTGTGTTCCCGCCGACATTCATTACCCAACTGACTTAGGTTTATTAAACAAAGCTCGTGAGAAAACAGAAGACATTATTGATATACTTTGGCGCAATCGATCTAATGTGGATGAGAAAGTAAAACCTCGAACTTACCGTGAGATCGGAAGGAAAAGCTTCTTGAGTATCGTACTACAAAAGCGTGCTTCGAAAAAGAAAAGACGTCAAGCTCTCGAGAAGCAGTTGAATTCAGTAAGAAGAAACCTTTCCAGTATAAATGAGCTCAAAAAGTACGCAGACCTATCCTTGTTGAAGTCAAATTTATACCGTGATTTATTAGTGATCGATACACTTTACCAGCAACAGCAATATATGTATGATAATAATGTAAAGAGTGTGAATGATCGAATTGTAAGCATTCATCAACCGCACGTACGCCCTATTGTGCGAGGCAAAGCAGGTGCTCATACCGAGTTTGGTGCAAAGATATCTATTAGTGTTGTCGACGGCTGGAGTTTTCTCGATACAATAAATTTCGACGCATACAACGAAGGTTCGGAACTTATCTCTCAAATTGAACAATATAAAGATCGTTTTGGTTACTACCCCGAATCAGCGCACGCTGATAAGATATACCGTAACAAAGTCAATCGAGCCTACTGTAAAAAACACGGAATACGAATAAGCGGACCCTGTTTAGGAAGACCTCCAAAAGATCTGAAACTTCGTAAAGAACAAAAAGAAATTCAACGACAAGATGAGGCAGTGAGAAATACGGTTGAAGGATGCTTTGGAGTTGCGAAAAGACGATACAAATTAGAGAGAATATTTACAAAAATCAAAGGCTCTTCGAAGAGCCTTATCGCTCTTATATTCATGGTGATGAATTTGGAGAAGGCAATGGCCTTTATAGCCGTTGTTTACTTTTCCATTATTAATACATTCCGCCGAATCATTAGGCAGGTTCAAGGAAGTCCTCAAGTTATCTTATTCAAAACACTTATTATTCAGTAG
- a CDS encoding sugar MFS transporter, translating to MSVEKYATVGKGLLVPFILLTIPFALWGAANNMTDFMVPVFKDVKNMTAFQSSIIQSAFYGAYFLMALPAAILIQKTSYKTAVVTGLFIYAAGAFLTLPASQADSFDFFLIAFFVYAAGCAFLETSVAPYVLTMGPDETATQRINLAQAFNPIGSISGMFLGKILILKNLTSPTMEDAPNPEMTTEGFRNAINAVNFDLNATKAPIKALTDAGVFSADTSETEALATINEKAGIWAESLSSVDLAQRTEKFKELITEWDLVAKLDTEKQTAVVDAFQNAKLDQFKSQLFEISTQLSDLSITEKVSAAQEKMVGSESFANLSENSINAVKSLTNNLLESQVTDLSFVVKAYMAVGLVGLIVGIVILIKKFPVHKDSEDFGGLGASFGRLMKNGNFKFSVIAQFFYVAAQIGVFTYITPYFVEYHTGVSTKDDAASYAIAGMILFILGRFIGTALMKKFDPARILTFMASTAAILMIVSILVKGNVGAMSIVLSFTCMSICFPTIYGLGLTGVGDDRKLGGSFIIMAIVGGAVLVPVQAILVDTFNVATSFAMPLVGFILVAIYGIVAHKKEAEIGILHEGES from the coding sequence ATGTCAGTAGAGAAATATGCAACAGTAGGTAAGGGACTCCTTGTACCCTTTATTCTATTAACAATTCCATTTGCCTTGTGGGGCGCAGCAAATAACATGACCGATTTCATGGTTCCTGTTTTCAAAGATGTAAAGAATATGACGGCATTTCAATCGTCAATTATTCAGTCGGCATTCTATGGTGCATACTTTTTAATGGCTCTTCCAGCCGCAATACTTATTCAAAAAACAAGTTACAAAACAGCTGTAGTTACAGGTCTATTTATTTATGCCGCAGGTGCTTTTCTTACACTCCCAGCTTCACAAGCAGATAGTTTTGACTTTTTCTTGATCGCCTTCTTCGTCTATGCTGCAGGATGTGCGTTCTTAGAAACATCTGTAGCCCCCTATGTGTTGACTATGGGCCCTGATGAAACAGCAACACAGCGTATTAACCTCGCACAGGCTTTTAACCCAATTGGTTCAATTAGTGGTATGTTCTTGGGTAAAATTTTAATTTTGAAAAACTTAACTTCTCCAACTATGGAGGATGCTCCAAACCCTGAAATGACAACAGAAGGTTTTAGGAATGCAATTAACGCCGTAAATTTTGACCTGAATGCAACAAAAGCTCCAATTAAAGCTCTTACTGATGCAGGTGTGTTTAGTGCAGATACCTCAGAAACTGAAGCTCTCGCAACAATTAATGAAAAGGCAGGGATTTGGGCAGAATCACTCAGCTCAGTTGATTTAGCTCAGCGTACTGAAAAATTTAAAGAACTCATCACTGAATGGGACTTAGTGGCTAAGCTTGATACTGAAAAGCAAACGGCAGTCGTTGATGCATTCCAGAATGCTAAACTAGACCAATTCAAGAGTCAATTATTTGAGATATCTACTCAGCTTTCTGATTTAAGTATCACAGAAAAAGTTAGTGCTGCACAAGAAAAAATGGTAGGTTCAGAGTCTTTTGCGAATCTTTCTGAAAACTCAATCAACGCTGTAAAATCATTGACTAATAACTTACTTGAAAGTCAGGTAACTGACCTTTCTTTTGTTGTTAAAGCTTATATGGCAGTAGGTCTAGTTGGTCTTATCGTTGGTATTGTTATTTTAATTAAAAAATTCCCCGTACATAAAGATAGCGAAGATTTTGGTGGGCTTGGAGCATCATTTGGTCGATTAATGAAAAATGGTAACTTTAAGTTCTCAGTGATAGCACAGTTCTTTTATGTAGCAGCACAAATCGGTGTATTTACTTACATCACGCCATACTTCGTTGAATACCACACGGGTGTTAGTACAAAAGATGATGCAGCCTCTTATGCTATTGCAGGCATGATTCTCTTTATTTTAGGACGTTTTATAGGTACGGCACTTATGAAGAAGTTCGATCCAGCGCGTATCCTTACTTTTATGGCAAGTACAGCTGCAATATTGATGATTGTATCGATTCTTGTGAAAGGTAATGTTGGTGCTATGTCAATTGTTCTCTCGTTCACATGTATGTCAATTTGTTTCCCAACAATTTATGGTTTAGGCTTAACCGGTGTAGGTGATGACCGTAAGTTAGGTGGCTCATTCATCATTATGGCAATTGTTGGTGGAGCTGTGTTAGTCCCAGTTCAAGCTATTCTCGTTGATACATTCAACGTTGCTACGAGCTTTGCAATGCCTTTAGTTGGTTTCATTTTAGTTGCGATCTATGGTATTGTAGCGCATAAGAAAGAAGCAGAAATTGGTATCCTTCATGAAGGTGAAAGTTAA
- a CDS encoding Na+/H+ antiporter subunit D, whose amino-acid sequence MSPLLLPLLVPFMAALCCSLFTKNLKLQRTVSLIAALFHLAASFNLLQTVRAEGIQVYLNGGWAANIGIALVADLFSSIMLVITGLISLVVLVYSFKEMKEELQARFYFPLFNFLMMGVNGSFITGDMFNLYVWFEVMLLSSFILLAMGKKPDQLEGAIKYVTINLFSSILFLSGAAIIYAKTGSLNMADIAIRIAESSDEKLLNSTAILFLSSFGIKSALFPMFLWLPASYHTPPVSISSLFAGLLTKVGIYAMIRTFTLIFPLDNGLLQEFFYVIAILTMVVGVLCAASQFEVRKILSVHIVSQIGYMILGLSLFTPLGIAGAIFYLLHNIIVKTNLFLLSGVILRKKGSCDLKKIGGLYKINPGFATIFALSAFALAGVPPLSGFWAKFVVLKAAADSHEYLLLGTGLAVGVVTLFSMTKIWAEAFWKKQPEEYPGEGIDTGNQPWQIMLPIIFLTCCTFGLGIWGEFIFEICVEAAEQLLNPEEYIKAVMGGVK is encoded by the coding sequence ATGAGTCCACTTTTACTTCCACTCCTGGTGCCTTTCATGGCGGCCTTATGCTGTTCCTTATTTACAAAGAACCTCAAACTTCAGCGAACCGTCAGCCTAATTGCTGCACTCTTTCACCTAGCCGCTTCTTTTAATCTTTTGCAAACAGTTCGTGCTGAAGGTATACAAGTTTATTTAAATGGTGGCTGGGCAGCAAATATTGGCATTGCACTTGTGGCCGATTTATTCAGTTCAATTATGCTAGTGATTACAGGCCTCATTTCCTTAGTCGTGCTCGTCTATTCCTTTAAAGAAATGAAAGAAGAGCTCCAAGCCCGGTTCTATTTCCCGCTCTTCAACTTCTTGATGATGGGTGTTAACGGCTCATTTATTACTGGCGACATGTTCAACCTCTACGTTTGGTTTGAAGTCATGTTGCTCTCTTCTTTTATCCTTTTAGCCATGGGCAAGAAACCCGATCAACTCGAAGGAGCGATCAAATACGTAACGATTAACCTTTTCTCCTCAATCCTCTTTCTTTCGGGAGCCGCTATTATCTATGCAAAAACAGGCTCACTTAATATGGCGGATATCGCCATCAGGATTGCTGAAAGCAGTGATGAAAAGCTCCTTAACTCAACAGCCATCTTATTCTTAAGTTCATTCGGCATTAAGTCCGCTCTCTTCCCTATGTTCCTGTGGTTACCGGCTTCTTATCACACTCCACCAGTTTCTATCTCTTCACTTTTTGCTGGCTTACTTACCAAGGTCGGTATATACGCCATGATTCGAACCTTTACGCTTATTTTCCCCCTTGATAATGGTCTACTTCAAGAGTTTTTCTACGTCATTGCGATCCTCACTATGGTGGTGGGTGTGCTTTGTGCAGCCTCTCAGTTTGAGGTCAGGAAAATACTTTCTGTTCACATTGTCAGCCAGATAGGTTACATGATACTTGGCCTTTCTCTATTTACTCCTCTTGGCATTGCTGGAGCCATCTTTTATCTCCTGCATAATATCATTGTCAAAACTAACCTCTTCCTATTAAGTGGAGTTATCCTACGTAAAAAAGGTAGTTGTGATCTGAAGAAAATCGGTGGTTTATACAAAATCAACCCTGGCTTTGCCACCATCTTTGCGCTCTCCGCATTTGCCTTAGCTGGCGTTCCTCCACTCTCAGGTTTCTGGGCCAAATTTGTCGTACTTAAAGCTGCCGCAGACTCACATGAATACCTTTTACTTGGCACGGGACTTGCCGTTGGGGTCGTCACTTTGTTTTCAATGACCAAGATTTGGGCTGAAGCCTTTTGGAAAAAGCAGCCCGAAGAATATCCTGGCGAAGGCATTGATACAGGCAATCAACCTTGGCAAATCATGCTGCCAATCATTTTCCTCACATGTTGTACTTTTGGATTAGGGATTTGGGGCGAATTCATTTTCGAAATTTGCGTAGAAGCTGCAGAGCAACTTCTCAACCCAGAAGAATACATCAAGGCCGTTATGGGAGGAGTTAAATGA